The DNA window CACAATTAAGTAAGAACACCTTGCTTAAGGGAAAAGGGAGTAGTAATACTCCCTTTTTTTATTTTTATAATTGACCTATTTTTGTACGATTTTTTCTATGAACAATATCGAAATAATACATCAACTAAAAGAATTTGTTACTGATTCTCGTTTTAAGTTATTCGAAAAGATACTTAATGAGCGGACTAATTATATTAGTTTGTTAATAGAAAATGTTTATCAATCGCATAATGCCAGTGCCATTGTTAGAACAGCCGAAGCTTTAGGTTTACAAGAGTTGTATGTTTATGAGCGAAAAAATTCTTTCTCGCCTAACGAAGAAATTAGCCTAGGTGCTCAAAAATGGTTAGATATTTATAGATACAAAGAATCTGAAATTACGACTGCTGAACTTTTTTATCAATTAAAAAGCAAAGGTTATCGTATTATTGCTACAACACTTCATGAAAAAGCTATAAGTCTTGAGCAAATTAATTTAGAAAAGGGTAAAATGTTGTTTTTGTTTGGAACCGAAAAAGAGGGACTTACAGATGAATTTAAATCGAATGCAGACGAATTTTTAAAAATACCTATCTACGGATTTACCGAAAGTTTCAATGTGTCGGTATCGGTTGGCATAATATTATATCAAATAATAAGCAAATTAAGACAAACCCATATTTCTTATTTTTTATCGAACGAAGAAAAAAATAAAATCATGATAGATTGGTTAGTAAAATCGATACCTATGGGCGAAAAAGTATTAGAAAGAATTATAAAAAAAGGAGCCTGAGGGCTCCTTAAATTTTATGCTTGAGTATTTTGGGTAATTGGAGTAAAAACTCTCGTTTTTAACTCTCTGTCCATCATAAAGAGTGGCGCACCTTTGCCTTCAAATAATTTTAATTGCTCTAATATTTCGGTAGCATTAGCTTCTTCTTCAACTTGTTCGTTTACAAACCATTGTAACATGTTGTTCGCAGCAAAATCTTTTTCGTCCATAGCTACTTGAACAAGATTATTTATAAGATCAGTAACATGTTTTTCGTGTTTTAAAACATTTTCGAATACATCAATTATGTTTTTCCATTTAGCTACTGGGGCTTCAATTTTCTTTAACGTTACATTGCCACCACGTTCTAATACATAATCGAAAAACTTCATGGCATGTGCAGTCTCTTCTTGATACTGAACTCTTAACCAATTGGCAAAACCTTTTAAGTTTTGACTTTCGCACCATGCAGACATAGATAAGTATAAATAAGCGGAGTATAATTCTGCATTAATTTGTTCGTTTATTGCAGTTTCCATTTTTTTAGTGATCATAAATATTCAATTTTATAATTTGTTTTCAAAGTTACAATTTTATTTTAGTTTAAACAATATATAGAACTAAATAAGGATGTTAAATAATAATAAAATAATTTGCTTAACGTTTCGATTTTTATTACTAATTTCGTAAAAAAAATGCTTATGAAAACGTATGTTTTATCGTTTACCTTAATTTTATTAAGTACATTGATAATCAATGCACAAAAAGAAGAGTATAAAGAACCGGTTCTGCCTATTGACAGTAATACAAAAATGATTATGTACTCTAAAACCTTATCTGTAAACCTAACTAAAGATTCTTTATACAAGAAGGTTAAGAGTTGGTTTTTTGCTTACTATAAAAATCCTACGGGTGTTATACGTCAAGATGATGCCGCTAATGGACAAATTATTGGGAAACATCAAATTAAGGTTTTGAATCCACCCGATAAAAAAGGCATACAAACCATGAGAGGAATTGTTCAATATACCATTACAACCCAATTTAAAGACAATAAAGTTCGAATTGTTTTGAATGAATTGAATTTAAAAGAAACATCTTATACTCCTATTGAAAAATGGCTTGATAAAACTGCACCCGGTTTTACTACTAAAAATTATTTCTATTTAGAACAAATTGACAAAGAAATGAAAGCAACCATCAATCATTTTGAAAATTATATAACAAAGTCACAAAGCACCAATAAAAACGAATGGTAGCGGGCAATACATTAAGCAAAGCACAAATTAAACTTTTTCGTTCGCTGGAAATAAAAAAATACCGTAACGAAACTAAATTATTTTTTGTAGAAGGCACAAAAGCAGTAAAAGAATTTTTAAAGTATGGGTGGGAAGTGTATGCTCTAATTGCTACTGAAAGATGGGTAAAAGAAAATCTTGCCGAAATTTCATTTAAAACATACATAGTTAGTAAGACTGAAATTAATAAAATATCGTTACAAAAAACACCTCAAGAGGTATTGGCCATTTTTAAACAAAAAGAGCCTAAGTTTCCAGAAATGATCGAAAACAAATTGGGTTTAGCACTCGATACACTTCAGGATGCAGGAAATGTTGGAACCATCATTCGATTATCGCTTTGGTTTGGCTTCGATTATGTGTTTTTTAGTGAAGGAACCGTCGATCCATATAACCCCAAAGTAATTCAAGCTACCATGGGAGCTTTAGCAAAAACTATTTTTTATAGAGGCTCTTTAGCATTATTTCTTGCTGATAATAAAGGAAAGACAAATATTTATGGAACATTTATGGATGGCGAAAATATTTATAAGGCTCAACTTAGTCGGCATGGTATTGTTGTGCTTGGAAATGAAGGCAATGGAATTTCAAAACAAGTAGCAAACTTAATTGACCGTAAGCTAGCGATCCCTCCATTTCCACAAGATGCATACCCGCTAGATTCTTTAAATGTAGCAACTGCAGCCGCTATAGTATGTTCAGAATTCAGAAGAAGAAATAGTTGAAAAAACATTTGCATAAATTAGCAAAATTATTTATTTTTGCAAAGGTTATTTGGGGTATTAGCTCAGTTGGCTAGAGCGCTTGCATGGCATGCAAGAGGTCGGGGGTTCGATTCCCCCATACTCCACCTGGACGAGTTTAGTTATTTTTATCATATTCTTTAAAGTTCTGATATTTAGCCTGATAGATTTTCACTTGTATATTAAAAATTTGTTTTTTTGCAAGGTTTGTTTAACCAAGTGAAAATATTAAAGTTGTTACGATATCGTTTCATTTTAAAGTAATATTGTTAATAGACCAAATAAATGACATTTTTTTATGATATTTTACCTCAAATACCAATTTTGAGAACATTTACCAATCAGGCTACCAATCGTATGCTTAAGCGTATTGCTATATTGGCACAAATTAAAAAGAATTTAACATTTCACGTTGACCGACATACCTTTGCTACAATTAGCATAAATTTAAATATTCCATTAGAAGTTATACGTGAATTGATGGGACATCGTGATGTAAAGACGACACTTATATATGCTATAATTTTAGATTCGACTAAAGAAAAAGAGATAGCAAAATGGAATATATTTTAAAACAATTTTTCCCAGCATTTTAATTCTTCCTGGTCGAAATATTTTTTGCTGACCCAACCAGGGTTAACCCAAGCACTTATAGGCGAGTATGCTTTAACTTCGCCTGTTTTATCAATATATACATTAGTACCGCTACGTAGTTTATAAACTTTTCCTGGATATTTGCCTGTATTTATGCCATCGGCTCCTGTTGGTATACTGGTAAGTTTTTTAGGCTCGCAACCTTCTTCAGGTTTATATTTAACTTCACCGTCGAATTGTTTTTCTAAAATTAAACCTGGTGTATGTTTAGCTTTATTAAAAAAAATATAAGCAATAATTACTAATATAAAAACTAACCAAAAATAATATTTATTACCAGTTTTGATTGCAATGAATCCCGGTATAATAGATAAAGCAAGGGTTATACTTGCAACTGTTATCGGGTCTAACCATTTTATTTGCTTGCGTATCATTTTTTTAAGATTAAAATTACAAACAATAATATTAACGCAAAAATCAGATATTTATTGAGTTTATTGGGTTCATTTTTCCCGACTTCGCCACTTTTTAGGCTTAAGTAATCGATATACAAATACATAAAAAATCATGTAGGCACTACACGATTTTACAAGTAATTATATTTCAATACTATATTTAATCATAGATGTAATATTTGATATTGTTTTACTTTATTTCTATAACGCACATTCTAAACTATATGAACGGCTTTTTTGGGCGAATTGGGTGATGTTTTAATTCGTACAAACATGTTGCAAATATAAATTAGGTACTACAAACGCGATTTTTGAAAAAAATGTTTCTTATTGATAATTAAATATTTAACATTTTGAAAAATTAAAAATTGATTAAAAGTGGCGAAGTCAGTAAAAATGAGCTTCGATTTGGTCTTGGATTTTTTGTAAAATTTACACAACATCAATTAAATAATAGACCTAGAAAAAATTAAATTTTAAAACACCTAATGAAATATTTTGTAGATTTGTAGCATAAAGTTGCATTTATAACTTGAATCTACCATAATTTATTTGTATTTTTCTAATAAGTAAACTATCTTAGATACCTTTTTTGCGAAAGCAACAATTGTATGATTACTAACGAGTATAATCGGCTTTTGGAGAGGCTAAACGGCTTTATTGCGAAATATTACCATAATGAAATTCGTAAGGGATTGCTATTACTTTTAGTCATTTTGGGTGTTACTACGTTGCTAATATTTTTACTTGAGTATTTTGGACATTTTTCTGCATCGATTAGAACCATTATGTTTTATACATGTTTGTTGCTTTATACTTTTGTCTTTGTTCGGTTTATTATTTTCCCCTTAGCTTCGTTATTTAAGATACGCAATGGATTAAGCTACACTCAGGCGGCCGATATTATTTCAAATTATTTTCCTGAGCTACAAGATAAACTACGAAATACATTAGAACTAGCAGAACTAACTGACGAACAACGTTATTCATTAGCTCTTATTCATGCTAGTATCGATCAAAGAGCTCGGTTATTGCAACCGTTTCCATTTCATTTAGCTATTGATGTAAAAGTAAATTTTCGTTTGTTAAAATATCTTGTTGCTGTTATTATTTTGTATTTATCTATATGGTTATATAAACCAATTATAATAAAAGAAGGATCGGAACGGATATTGCATCATAGAACAGCCTTTGCATTACCTGCACCTTTTCGCTTTGAATTGCAAAATAAGACGCTAAATGTAGCTCAAGGCGAAGATTTAGAAATAAAGGTAATGGTAAAGGGGAAATATGTACCATCTCATGTATATCTTATTGTTGGTACAACCCGTTTGTTATTAAACAATATTGATAAATCAACATTTAATTATTTAATTAAAGGCGTTAATCAATCATTCGATTTTTACTTCGAAGCCGATGAAGTTTTTTCGGAGACCCATCATGTAAATGTTTTATTTCCTCCGCAGATATTAGATTTTAAAATTGAAATTATTCCGCCTCAATATACCGGCATGGCTTCATTTATAGTTGATAATACAGGCGATATTTCGATTCCTTGTGGTAGTTTTGTGAAATGGGTATTTAATACATCGCATACAGATACATTATGGATGAATGTGAATGATTCGATAAAAGTTAAATCGCAAAAAGAAAACAATACTTTTATTATAAAGCAACGATTACTTAATTCAATTCATTATTCGTTATTTCCTGCCAATAAAGAAATGATTAATAAAAAAACAATGTCTTATACAGTTGATGTAATACCAGATCATTACCCTTCAATAACGGCCGATTTTGTTACAGATAGTAGCATGTGGGGAATGTATTATTTTAAAGGAAGTGTTACCGACGATTATGGGTTTAAAAAGTTATTGTTTGTGTTAAAATATAACCATGATTCTATAAAACAAATAAACATCCCTATTCAAAATAATTTATTAAATCAAGAATTTTATTTTGCTTACGATTTTTCTTCTTTAAAAAATTTAAATGGTAATGTAGAATATTATTTTAAAGTATGGGACAACGATGCCATTCACGGCAGTAAATCGTCAAAATCCGAAATAAAAACAATAACAATTCCCTCCAAAAAAGAAATCGAAAACATAAAAAATGAAGTAAATAAAAACATAATAGACCAACTTCAAGCTTCCGAGAAAGTTACAAGCGAATTAGAAAAAGAGCTTAAACAATTACAAAAAAATATTTCTAATTCAAATAGCGTTTCGTGGGAACATACGCAAAAATTTCAACAAATACTCGAAAAACAACAAACTTTAGAACAAACATTAAAGAAAATAGCAGAACAGAATAAGCAAAAAAATAATTTGGTGAACACCTTTTCTGAACAAGATTTACAAATGATCGAAAAACAAAAACAAATTCAAGAATTGCTCGAAAATATAATGGATGATGAACTCAAAAAACTCATCGATCAACTTAAAGAAATGATGAAAAACGTAGATAAAAGCAAAATAAATGAAATGACACAAGAGCTCAAGATAGAAACCGAAGACTTAAACAAGGAACTAGACCGGACACTTGAATTACTCAAAAAAATGAACGTTGAAGAAAAAATAAACGATCTTACAAAAGATTTTGATAAGTTAGCACAAGAACAAGAAGAATTGGCCGAACTCAATAACGACAAAAAAATACCTCTAGATTCTTTAAAGAAAATGCAGCAAGAGCAAAAACAACAATTTAAGCAACTTCAAGAAAAATATCAGCAGTTAATGAAAGAAAATAACCAGCTTTTAGAACCTTTTAACATGCTACCTTTTAACGAAGAACAACAACAAATTGAACAAGAGTTTCAACAAGGCGAACAAGAAATACAAAAAAATAATCGTAAACAAGCTTCTAAACATCAGAAAAACAACTCAAACCAATTGAAACAACTTAGCCAGCAAATACAAAAAATGATGCAACAAAACCAACAAGAAGCCAATGCCGAAGATGAAGAAAGTTTAAAAATGACTCTCGAAAACATAAAAAACCTATCATTTGCACAAGAAGAGCTTCTGTTGCAGACAAAACAGATAAAATCGTACGATCCTAAATACCCACAATTAAGCGAAAAACAAGTTCGTATAAAAGACAACATTAAAGTAATTGAAGATTCGCTAAATGCCTTGGCTATGCGA is part of the Bacteroidales bacterium genome and encodes:
- a CDS encoding tyrosine-type recombinase/integrase, whose product is MTFFYDILPQIPILRTFTNQATNRMLKRIAILAQIKKNLTFHVDRHTFATISINLNIPLEVIRELMGHRDVKTTLIYAIILDSTKEKEIAKWNIF
- a CDS encoding ferritin translates to MITKKMETAINEQINAELYSAYLYLSMSAWCESQNLKGFANWLRVQYQEETAHAMKFFDYVLERGGNVTLKKIEAPVAKWKNIIDVFENVLKHEKHVTDLINNLVQVAMDEKDFAANNMLQWFVNEQVEEEANATEILEQLKLFEGKGAPLFMMDRELKTRVFTPITQNTQA
- a CDS encoding DUF4468 domain-containing protein, with amino-acid sequence MKTYVLSFTLILLSTLIINAQKEEYKEPVLPIDSNTKMIMYSKTLSVNLTKDSLYKKVKSWFFAYYKNPTGVIRQDDAANGQIIGKHQIKVLNPPDKKGIQTMRGIVQYTITTQFKDNKVRIVLNELNLKETSYTPIEKWLDKTAPGFTTKNYFYLEQIDKEMKATINHFENYITKSQSTNKNEW
- a CDS encoding RNA methyltransferase; translation: MNNIEIIHQLKEFVTDSRFKLFEKILNERTNYISLLIENVYQSHNASAIVRTAEALGLQELYVYERKNSFSPNEEISLGAQKWLDIYRYKESEITTAELFYQLKSKGYRIIATTLHEKAISLEQINLEKGKMLFLFGTEKEGLTDEFKSNADEFLKIPIYGFTESFNVSVSVGIILYQIISKLRQTHISYFLSNEEKNKIMIDWLVKSIPMGEKVLERIIKKGA
- a CDS encoding RNA methyltransferase, with product MVAGNTLSKAQIKLFRSLEIKKYRNETKLFFVEGTKAVKEFLKYGWEVYALIATERWVKENLAEISFKTYIVSKTEINKISLQKTPQEVLAIFKQKEPKFPEMIENKLGLALDTLQDAGNVGTIIRLSLWFGFDYVFFSEGTVDPYNPKVIQATMGALAKTIFYRGSLALFLADNKGKTNIYGTFMDGENIYKAQLSRHGIVVLGNEGNGISKQVANLIDRKLAIPPFPQDAYPLDSLNVATAAAIVCSEFRRRNS